A stretch of DNA from Vanacampus margaritifer isolate UIUO_Vmar chromosome 1, RoL_Vmar_1.0, whole genome shotgun sequence:
CTGTTGTTGGGGGAATGCAAGCTTCTGACATACCTGAAGGAGAATCCAATTAAACAGGGTGCGAGTCCGAGGGGCCCACGACCAAAACTGGTGGAGGTCAGGAAGCACCTCACTGCTGCTCTGGACAGAGGAAACCTAAAGGTGACCATCCATGGCAAAATAGCACACAAATGGGCACATTATATAAACCGATATACACTGTACACcttgcacacacagacaaaggctagacagtataaaataatttaaataaaaaaatctattttgggacatttaaaatcgattctgaatcgtactaaattagaatcgcgattcttatgggaatctttttttttttttgggcacacccctaatattgtCTGCTTTTCAGGCTGATTACCTCCAGGAAGCAAGTCTGCTCATGGCCAAACTTAGTTATGTTGAGGCAGAATACAGAGATGCTTTAGGTAAGCAAATGTTGTCTTCCAGATGAACTATTCACATTATGTAGTtactaattcattttttttgtatagttgAAAGTTTATTTGTAAAGTAATAGAGTTGATTGTTTGCAGGTCGCTATAACAGGGTGAATCTGGATGACATGCAGCTGGCGGGAGCTCCAGTGTATAGGCTGTCGATGATAGCAGAGGCCTATGCCACAAAAGGTACACACACATTGTTTGACTTGCTGTGGCCTAAAGGTCATTTAAAGTGGCTGAGGAAAGAAATAGAATTTGCACCAACTTCAGGAAAAGAATCAGAAGCGTCTTTTttttggccaagtatgtaaaacacaccaaaaatttGTAACCAATAGTTGGTGTTACGCCATTACGATAAAACATATACTATAACAAGATATACTTTTAGGACAGGTAAACAAATTGAGGTGAGTAGGATCATGTGGTTGGTTGACTTTGAGATCAGAGATGGTAGCGGTAGGCATGCTACTGGATTTGTGTTGCTAAACGTTCATATGTTATCATGCGACCTTGTGTCACCTCTCTTCCTCAGGCTTGTGTCTCGAGAAAGTCCCAGCGGCCTCCCCACTGTTGTCCAATCAGAATGTCGCTTCTCCCTCCCCCAATCGGAACAGAACGGAGCGCGAGCAAGAAATCATCACCTGCTATGAAAAGTCTGGGGATATTGCTCTGCTGTACCTGCAGGAGGCTGAGAAGGTGTGTGCTTCTGTACAGTGTTTTGTAGGCCATCAACGTTTTGCAAGCCTAATAGGATACCATTTCAAAACAATTGTTCTATTGGAGAACAAAAGGATGAGATTCAACAAGTGCTTGCACGAATATTATTCATGGTGCTGTTGGTGATTACGCGCAATTGTTTTGCTGTTCTCAGGCATTGTCAGCCGGAATTCAGAATCGCAGCCCGAAACCTGGTCCGGCTTCCCAGGACCAGGAACTGGGTTACTTCCTTGAGACAGGCCTGCAGAGAGCGCACGTCATCCACTTTAAGAATGGGTAAGACAGCATCTGCTATTATATCACCGTATGTCCGCCAACCGATGCCAATTACAATTGTATGTTGACTATGTTCTCTCATTTAAGCAGCAAATAATCTTAGAACACAGATAAATACCTTCGTAAAAATGCACCACAACCCAATGTAAGGTTGATGCTACAGTTAATACAGCATATAATAGAATCTGGaattagcaacattttttaaaatatgtatgtaGAAGCTCTTTCACTGAAATcatgtttttaatgctaaaatatgcccaattatttactttttgaattgaagttaaataagtttttgattttttttttcacattgtttccTCATTTTTATCATGGTTGAGCTAATCTGTTGTTTTTAGGACCACAAACTAAACATATGAAACAATAGTAGGGCACTGCCCACTTGGAAAGGCTCCTGTATCAAATTGCCAGCAGAAtaaaagggtttttttttttttgcaacatgctgACCTCATCACAAGATGGGTCTGCCTTGTCACTTGAGTTCACAGACAACTGgcaaaaaatgaacacaaaagccACCAATAAACATTAGAATATTAATaagacaaatgtatttatacagaATCATTCCTCTGTGTTAAATGTATGATGGGCCCTTTTTGTCTAAAATATATAATCATGACAACTGTGGCGCCGTGAGTTAGATTTTAAAACGGGAAACACAAGTTGatttctcatttaaaatgtgtgtgtattttccaAATGAAGCTCTATGGAATTAACACGTCTCATGAACTCCAAGGGCTGGAAATTAAGGGCCAGCTCACTTGTCGCCGAGTCACGTCATTTTAGTGGTTGGGCTCAAatttgtgaatgtttggtgtGTCAGAAGTCTGGATGGGAGGATTGGGAAACATTGAAAGTGtaccatttttaataatcttttctttaaaaaagaaaaaaagatgttgattaaaaattgggaaaaaatcattacaattattttattttatttttggtttaaaagaaaatattaaaaattgggagaaaaaaaaaattacaattattttattttttgtttaaaagaaaagattattaaaaattaggggtgtcaggtgattacatttgtaaatcacaattaatcgcatgacttcactagttaacacacaattaatcacaaatttttatatgttctaaatataccaaaaaaaatcctaggttttcgtactcttgttaacaaaagtggatttttttttaaacaaatagaaatagttaatatGAATTTAtgatgtctatagccatcaatggcagttaatgagcaGAAAATGATGACTGAATGTGCCAACTTTTAGAGCAAATGATTCTACGTTTGTCAGAATAATTCGCACACACATTGAcgcttgtattattattattattattattattgattttctttttcttttcaatgcaTAGAAACCTGACGCAAGGTGTTGGGCGATTTCGAGAAATTCTTCGAGCTATTGAGACCAGGACAACGCAGAACCTGCGCATGGTAGGGAACGGGCTGGAAAGTTGCCTTTTGATAGGTGACACGCTTTGCTCAGGCTTCCTGTTGAACTCACGGCACTTTGTTATAGCTGCATTTGTTTCTAAAGTGCTCTAGAGTTCAGTTGACTGACACCAAGTTAATGCaagaattatatttaaaaaagtgagTGAGTCTTAAAGGGGTTCTTgactcatttatacattttcagcattatgaagataatattttgtcagaAATGAATTTGCTAACTATGTCATGTACGATTAATCCCTATAAAAACCCATTTTGTAACTTGGcgtcgactgaaaataacatcatcaggcaacgaccaatgaTAGATTAGTTtgctaacgtcacatgaccaaacccagaaaaccgGTGAGACATGACTGGTCCTTAtctgagctctgagcacctgtgatgtcattttcacctattaatattaactttttattgctgaaatgGCTAattgagtcaagtatccttttaaataaattactcTTTGATGCAAgaatataagtgtgtgtgtgtgtgtgtgtttagaccATAGCGAGACAGCTTGCCGAGATCTTGCTCCGAGGAATGTGCGAGCAGAGTTACTGGTCTCCTGTGGAAGACCCGCCCATTGTGTCACCGCTGGACGATCCCACGCGACAAGGACACGTCCAAAGCAAGAAGTACAGCTTAAGCCGACGCCCACGGGTGTACTCTGGAGAGAAGTAAGCCATCATGTTATTGCTGTGAATTGAAGGAAtaagtcggaaaagggtgggaAAATATCAGTTGCTGTTCAAGTCACTCATTTTCTTTCAGTCCTCCTTTTGAATTCCAATTTCTGAAATCTCTCTACTCATTTTTCTCCCTCAGCCTTTTTTGCCCCCAGGAGAACACAGAAGAAGCGTTATTGCTGCTCCTCATCAGCGAGTCTATGGTAAGATGTGCGCAAATCACATGCAGCGCTCCAAAGTAATACAAtctctatggaggaccaaaactgcaaaaattctaaataaataaatgacaaaatgaatacaagtgaaaattTAAACggctataaaaaatataattgaaaaattaaatacaaaaaaataaatataaatgaaaggGAGTGGggaatatatacaaataaataaataaataaaaacgagtgtattatgtaaatgtaaaaaataaatgtagaagtaaatacaaaatttaacataaatagaattaaataccaatcaataaataaaaacactctgctctcagatttatttatttaatactgCAGACACTCAGgtcaggtcaaaatgttattcaaatgaaggggcggacctaagcgtgtcttgggtccatttattttgacatgtatttttatatttatttttattttttgaatctcgctttttagttttgtatttattttttacttgtattaatttatatatagatatagttgtttttattatcatttatatttatttttattttttgtatctcGCTTTttagctttatatatatatatatattatatatatatatattatatatatatatatatatatatatattatttatatattatatatatattatttatatattatatatatatattatatatattatatatattatatatatatatattatatttatatatatattatatttatatatatatatatatatatattatatataatttatatatatatatatatatatattatatataatttatatatttatatatatatatatatatatatattatatttatatatatattatatttatatatatatatatatatattatatataatttatatatatatatatatatattatatataatttatatatttatatatatatatatatataatatatatatattatatttatatatatatatattatatataatttatatatatatatatatatattatatataatttatatatttatatatatatatatatatatatatatatatatatattatatatatatatatatatagttgttttattatcatttatattcatttatttattcatttatttatttttaatgttggcagttttggtcctccatcaATCTCACCATaactttaaaattatttctgcTGTGTTTTTCTTCCAGGCAAACCGTGATGCTGTCCTAAGCAGGATTCCCGAACACAATAACGACCGAATCATTAGTCTGCAGTCTGCCTCTGTGGTGTACGACCTGCTGACTATCGCTTTGGGCAGGAGAGGGCAGTATGAGATGCTTTCGGAGGCAAGTAAAATGATGACGGAATTGGCAAAGCCACAATGTCATATGTATCAATAAGATAGAATATGTAATGATATCTGCACCTTGTATTTGGTCTAGTGTTTGGAGCGAGCCATGAAGTTTGCCTTTGAGGAGTTCCATTTATGGTACCAGCTTGCACTGTCTTTAATGGCTGCTGGCAAATCCGCTCGCGCGGTGAAAGTTCTGAAGGAGTGTATCCGTCTCAAACCAGATGACCCCACTATCCCGCTGCTGGCGGTCAAACTGTGCATCGGACCCATGCACTGGGTAACAACTGTACTCCATCTGTACTCATCCGCGTAGTATTCCAAAATCATAgatgttgtttttcaaatgaaattcaTGTGTATTCATCTTAGTTGGATGAGGGCGAATGCTTTTCCAAGATGGTGATTGACATGGGGGAGAAAGCAGCTGAGTTTAGGGCAAAAGGCTTCTTGGCCATTGGACTGGTTTACAGCCTCAAAGCCACCAATGGTAAGTGTGTCTGTGCATTTATACCAcaagtcaaaaaaataataattcaacggTTAAATAGGAGCGTGGTTTGTGCAAATTGTAGCACCGTGAGCACAAGCCCTCACTTCAAATGAATTCTTGACAAGAGTAAGAACATTTCTCTGTGTTTAGTAGTGAATAAGGCCCattggtttattgtaaggtacacctgacttgtttttctttcttgctgTCCATGTCTCCATAGCGTCATTGCGCAGCACACAAGAAGAGTATCAGAGAAAATCTTTGGGAGCCTTCCAGAGGTTTGACGTCTCTTTTTTTCCACGTCCTCTTTTCCACATACTTGTATTTCAGAATAGTTTTCAGCATaagcccttcttttttttaactcatttaagTTTACAACTATACTAGATAAAGACTCTCTTGACATTGAATATTCAACTTTTAATGACTATTTGAAGAATATTCAATTATTATCTGAGGCTGTGGTTCTTTTAACTCCCATTTTGCTGCtaaacaaatttttgggggggagattacatttcatgaaatttttttgtttatcgtGTGAACCACAAGTTCAGTTTCAaggtaaactaaaaaaaaggttactaaaatatgcaccaatctcTTAAATGATTGCAGATTTTTAATCCCCGTTGATTTCCCTTTCCAACAATACCCGTTTTGTTAAAGTTAACCCAGTAGTTCCTGAGATATAAGGTTTCAAAGGAAGGTGACTACGCCCCTTTTTGCccaaaatatttgaatttgGTGGGCCAAAGCTCCCAAAACTCTGCTGCAATTGACCTAAAATGTAAGATTGAATGTGCCGTCACCGTCAACAAATCCACCAAgtttgattaaaattaaaatctactaggttaaaataaaataaaaattgagggGGGGGCGTTTATTTTGCATGGATCGACCCTACCATGACGACCTGGGAAGGAGCAAGGGCGACTAGCAAACTTGGGTACTTTTTTCTGAAGCCCGCCCAGAATTTGAAGAGAAAAGGGAGCTCCCATGAAAAGCAAGTCAAAGTGTATTTTGATCTGTGGAAGCAGGCACAAATGCAGTTGGGCTCCTAAGTTCACATAACCGTACATACCCTATGGGTATGTTAAAGGTGTATTCCAGGATCTTTTGTCGCTGTGTCTTCCGGGTGGATCGCTTTAACGATTGTTTCTCGATAAATTATACCAAATTAAAACACCTTGTTGACATGAACAGTTTTGGCTATAGGCAGCGaaattgtcatgttttccttctaTTGACTAAAGGCATACATACGCTATCGAGGGCAATCCCAAAAAACTAATAAGATGGCTGATGGACACCTTCTTGTATCTTGTGAGAAATGATCACTGCAAAGTAAAGAGTGACCGTGAAATGGCAAGAGCAAACTTTTTCCACCTGGACTCCGCAACAATCTGTCATATAATAGTCATTTGAAGGTCATTATTGAACACGGAATCTTCCTCTGTGTTGACAGAGCTCAGAGTTTGTCTCCAACAGACCATCTAGCAGCCTTCTACCTTGCCCTGCAGCTCGCTGTGTCCAGACAGGTAACCCTGCTTGTAAAAACTCACAACATGCAGTTGACCTTTGACATAGGAATGTGAGTCATAAATTCAGGAATGTGTAAGAACATAAATGTCGAGAGAACCTGTGTATATTTCTGTGTAGATTCCCGAGGCGCTAGGCTATGTTCGACAGGCCTTGCAGCTTCAAGGCGACGACGTTCACTCCCTTCACCTGCTGGCCCTGCTTCTCTCAGCACAGAAACACTACCAGGATGGCCTCAATATTATAGAAATGGCCCTCTCCGAATATCCAGAGAACTTTAAGTGAGACACACGCAAACGCTCGCAAACTTGATACAACTCCATTACTACAATCTGACCTTGTGTTCGCACCCTATAGCTTGCTCTATACCAAGGTGAAGTTGGAGAGTATGTGCAGAGGAGCAGAAGAAGCTTTGCTCACCTGCAAACACATGCTGCAGATTTGGAAGAGCTTTTACAACCTTACAAATCCCAGGTaagcacgcacaaacacacacgcacgcacacggctCCATAACAATCTGACTGGTTTAATATTGTGGTCCACCCAAATGAGTAAAATGCACGTCTGTTGCGGCAGTGATTCAGGACGCGGTAGCAGTTTGTTGGATAGAGCTGTAGCGGACCGACGACAGCTCAATGCCATGACTTTGCCAGACTTTAGTGACCCAGATACAggtaggcacacacacacactacagccACTCATATGAATCAGTTGTACCACCTGTGGTCTGACATTGTTAAAAGTCTGTTATTCTTGTATTATTGTTTAATTGATTTTGATGATTAACAATGAGGGCTTCAAtggtcttgattttttttaaaaatgtttttcacttcTGTATCTGCTCATTAATCCTAAACTATATTCACACATAGGCTAAATGGTTGGTACAGATTGGTCCCTTCTTGAGACTGTATCTCCTTCCTTCCACTCCTTTCATAGATGTTTCAAAAGCTGTAAAACAGAGAAAAATTGGTTatgttcagtttgttttttttgcctcaacCAGCAAATGATGTACAATTACAGTGCAATTGACTGGTTGTGACCTGTTTTGGGGCAACAAATGCTGCCATCCAAGCAACATCGTTTTCAGGGATGTCCatgcttatttcagcaagatAATGCCAAGCTACATTTTTCACGTGTTACAGTGTggcttcataaaaaaaagaatgcaagtacagtatttgactagcctgccagcagtccagacatGTCTCTCACTCAAAATTGGGGTTGAATTATTATTACCCCGGGTTGTAGAGCAACTGAACAAATTCCACCTACAAAAGGTTCAACAATTAGTCTGAGTGTTGTTAAAAGGAAATATGATTATGTAACACAGTGcctgtcccagcttttttggaaTGTCTTGCAGGCAACAAATTCATAATGGATGCTATTAAGTCTTTCAGTTTGAATATTAAACATCTTGTTAGCGTTGTGTATTCAACTGGATAAAGGttggaaaaaatatagaaatgattgtattctgtttttagaTACTTTTCCCACAACCACTTCACTAAAATTGGGGTTTGTATGGTGTCAAATCGTTTGTGTTCTTTAACGAAGGGCTACCAACAATTAAgcctatgtgtattttttttctgttttcatatttcagtcttttgattgacaattaCTTTGTGTTCCTTTCTTTTAGGAATGTCTTccgtttgtttatttgttttcctGTTTCTGTTTTAGCCTCAGGTTCTTCCTCCTCTCATACTGGTTCAGAACCAGTATCGCCCACTTCCCCCTCCACCATATCCACACTGTCCTCCCCGCTTTCCTCCCCGCTGTCCTCCCCTTCTTCTCCAATTTTCATCCTTCAGCCTCCTCCTCCACCCAAAAAATCTTCCTTcttgcctcctcctcctccccccctgATGCCCACCAAAGCCAGGACTCACTCCTTTTGCAACCACGTCACTCTTCGCCAGCTTTCCTCCAGCTGTAACGTGCCACTATAAGTTCACTCAGCTCGTAGCATGGTGTGGTCTGGATTGGGATGGTCCGAAAAAGCGCATTCAATTGGAGTGTAGCTCATCTCTTACTGCAAAACGTCTCTCTGGTGCTCTGTGCAGTTTTGTTTAAATCAAAACAGCAGAATTTAGGAGTTAACTCGCAATTGCAAATCTGTCAGAAAATCAACTCACCGGAAAGCTGATGCAAGAAAGTCTATTATTAGAACAAGGAAAGATGTAGGACGGCGGCACCACTACTTCCTGTTGTTTCATTGcttggttaactcattcactgccattgacggctttagacgtcaaaaattcatttgaactatttctattaatttaacattttttccacttttgttaacaagagtatgaaaacctagaaaaaaatttttattgtacatttagaacagatataaaatttgtgattaatcacgagttaactattgaagtcatgtgattaattacaattttaaaaaatgtatcttctgatgacctaatttttaatcatcttttcttttcttttttaaataatcttttttcaaagataatttgaataattaaactttttaaataatctttttttaaaaagaaaagattattaaaaatgtgttcgtcagacgattacattttttaattgtaattaatcacatgacttcaatagttaactcatgattaatcacaaattttatatctgttctaaatttacaataatgtacattaaatttaaataatcttttttcaaaaaagaaaagattattaaaaattagggcgtcaggcgattaaattttgttgtaattaatcgcatgacttcaatagttaactcatgattaatcacacatttactttctggtctaaatgtacaataacccccccccccttatgtttttatactcttgttaacaaaagtgggaaaaaatgttaaactaatagcaatagttcgaatgaatttttgacgtctatggcagtaaatgagttaatatcagtTGACTTTGTGCCCTCTCCTCTTATGGGAAGTACAGAAATCTTTTTGCGTGGGTTATGTTAGGGACCCTGT
This window harbors:
- the ttc7b gene encoding tetratricopeptide repeat protein 7B isoform X1, with translation MTAKKSGSRLETEIERCRSEGQWDKIPELVRQLSAKLISNDDLGELLLGECKLLTYLKENPIKQGASPRGPRPKLVEVRKHLTAALDRGNLKADYLQEASLLMAKLSYVEAEYRDALGRYNRVNLDDMQLAGAPVYRLSMIAEAYATKGLCLEKVPAASPLLSNQNVASPSPNRNRTEREQEIITCYEKSGDIALLYLQEAEKALSAGIQNRSPKPGPASQDQELGYFLETGLQRAHVIHFKNGNLTQGVGRFREILRAIETRTTQNLRMTIARQLAEILLRGMCEQSYWSPVEDPPIVSPLDDPTRQGHVQSKKYSLSRRPRVYSGENLFCPQENTEEALLLLLISESMANRDAVLSRIPEHNNDRIISLQSASVVYDLLTIALGRRGQYEMLSECLERAMKFAFEEFHLWYQLALSLMAAGKSARAVKVLKECIRLKPDDPTIPLLAVKLCIGPMHWLDEGECFSKMVIDMGEKAAEFRAKGFLAIGLVYSLKATNASLRSTQEEYQRKSLGAFQRAQSLSPTDHLAAFYLALQLAVSRQIPEALGYVRQALQLQGDDVHSLHLLALLLSAQKHYQDGLNIIEMALSEYPENFNLLYTKVKLESMCRGAEEALLTCKHMLQIWKSFYNLTNPSDSGRGSSLLDRAVADRRQLNAMTLPDFSDPDTGGPQDANILDFSSMFSVCSVHATSIAASRVEQALSEVASSLQSSAPKHGPLHPWLTLAQIWLHAAEVYIGMSKPAEASACTQEAANLFPTSHNVLFMRGQIAELRGNIDEAKRWYEEALSINPTHVKTMQRLGLILHQLQRYSLSEKVLRDAVQVNSTAHDVWNSLGEVLQAQGNAAAATECFLTALELEASSPILPFTIIPRAL
- the ttc7b gene encoding tetratricopeptide repeat protein 7B isoform X3; its protein translation is MTAKKSGSRLETEIERCRSEGQWDKIPELVRQLSAKLISNDDLGELLLGECKLLTYLKENPIKQGASPRGPRPKLVEVRKHLTAALDRGNLKADYLQEASLLMAKLSYVEAEYRDALGRYNRVNLDDMQLAGAPVYRLSMIAEAYATKGLCLEKVPAASPLLSNQNVASPSPNRNRTEREQEIITCYEKSGDIALLYLQEAEKALSAGIQNRSPKPGPASQDQELGYFLETGLQRAHVIHFKNGNLTQGVGRFREILRAIETRTTQNLRMTIARQLAEILLRGMCEQSYWSPVEDPPIVSPLDDPTRQGHVQSKKYSLSRRPRVYSGENLFCPQENTEEALLLLLISESMANRDAVLSRIPEHNNDRIISLQSASVVYDLLTIALGRRGQYEMLSECLERAMKFAFEEFHLWYQLALSLMAAGKSARAVKVLKECIRLKPDDPTIPLLAVKLCIGPMHWLDEGECFSKMVIDMGEKAAEFRAKGFLAIGLVYSLKATNASLRSTQEEYQRKSLGAFQRAQSLSPTDHLAAFYLALQLAVSRQIPEALGYVRQALQLQGDDVHSLHLLALLLSAQKHYQDGLNIIEMALSEYPENFNLLYTKVKLESMCRGAEEALLTCKHMLQIWKSFYNLTNPSDSGRGSSLLDRAVADRRQLNAMTLPDFSDPDTASGSSSSHTGSEPVSPTSPSTISTLSSPLSSPLSSPSSPIFILQPPPPPKKSSFLPPPPPPLMPTKARTHSFCNHVTLRQLSSSCGPQDANILDFSSMFSVCSVHATSIAASRVEQALSEVASSLQSSAPKHGPLHPWLTLAQIWLHAAEVYIGMSKPAEASACTQEAANLFPTSHNVLFMRGQIAELRGNIDEAKRWYEEALSINPTHVKTMQRLGLILHQLQRYSLSEKVLRDAVQVNSTAHDVWNSLGEVLQAQGNAAAATECFLTALELEASSPILPFTIIPRAL
- the ttc7b gene encoding tetratricopeptide repeat protein 7B isoform X2, coding for MTAKKSGSRLETEIERCRSEGQWDKIPELVRQLSAKLISNDDLGELLLGECKLLTYLKENPIKQGASPRGPRPKLVEVRKHLTAALDRGNLKADYLQEASLLMAKLSYVEAEYRDALGRYNRVNLDDMQLAGAPVYRLSMIAEAYATKGLCLEKVPAASPLLSNQNVASPSPNRNRTEREQEIITCYEKSGDIALLYLQEAEKALSAGIQNRSPKPGPASQDQELGYFLETGLQRAHVIHFKNGNLTQGVGRFREILRAIETRTTQNLRMTIARQLAEILLRGMCEQSYWSPVEDPPIVSPLDDPTRQGHVQSKKYSLSRRPRVYSGENLFCPQENTEEALLLLLISESMANRDAVLSRIPEHNNDRIISLQSASVVYDLLTIALGRRGQYEMLSECLERAMKFAFEEFHLWYQLALSLMAAGKSARAVKVLKECIRLKPDDPTIPLLAVKLCIGPMHWLDEGECFSKMVIDMGEKAAEFRAKGFLAIGLVYSLKATNASLRSTQEEYQRKSLGAFQRAQSLSPTDHLAAFYLALQLAVSRQIPEALGYVRQALQLQGDDVHSLHLLALLLSAQKHYQDGLNIIEMALSEYPENFNLLYTKVKLESMCRGAEEALLTCKHMLQIWKSFYNLTNPSDSGRGSSLLDRAVADRRQLNAMTLPDFSDPDTGSVHATSIAASRVEQALSEVASSLQSSAPKHGPLHPWLTLAQIWLHAAEVYIGMSKPAEASACTQEAANLFPTSHNVLFMRGQIAELRGNIDEAKRWYEEALSINPTHVKTMQRLGLILHQLQRYSLSEKVLRDAVQVNSTAHDVWNSLGEVLQAQGNAAAATECFLTALELEASSPILPFTIIPRAL